Proteins from a single region of Haloterrigena alkaliphila:
- the grpE gene encoding nucleotide exchange factor GrpE, producing MSEDEGTNSSAQGVPSEDRSDDGETTDGDSAATGADESTVESETSGTDAPTEEDDSSERATDDSNGSADADDADADASPDAEQAAPETSDDVQQLVDSVTQYDDELAHKVNAIVEEARDLNATVTHQREELEDLTERVEEQAETIENLQAEVEARDEKLDEYEEEVEDLKSRLKRKQADFQNYKKRAKKRQDQIKERATEDLVERLLGVRDNLKRALEEESGDADSLRDGVEMTLKEFDRILEDENVAEIDPEPGTETDPQRHEVMMRVDSGQPEGTVADVYTPGYEMGDKVIQNAQVTVSNGELEGEADASSGDSTAETDADDGSEDVANAEDASDDGASDGSADEDDSEGAIELGGEVAEEDDRTEADEANSAGNGDRESTADSE from the coding sequence ATGAGCGAAGACGAGGGCACGAACTCCTCCGCCCAGGGTGTCCCGTCCGAGGACCGATCCGACGACGGCGAGACGACCGACGGCGACTCCGCGGCAACGGGAGCGGACGAATCGACCGTCGAATCGGAGACGTCCGGTACGGACGCGCCGACCGAGGAAGACGACTCGAGCGAACGCGCGACCGACGACTCGAACGGGAGCGCGGACGCCGACGACGCCGATGCCGACGCATCGCCCGACGCCGAGCAGGCCGCACCCGAAACGAGCGACGACGTCCAGCAACTGGTCGACAGCGTGACCCAGTACGACGACGAACTCGCGCACAAGGTCAACGCCATCGTCGAGGAAGCCCGCGACCTGAACGCGACGGTCACCCACCAGCGCGAGGAACTCGAGGATCTGACCGAACGCGTCGAGGAGCAGGCCGAGACCATCGAGAACCTGCAGGCGGAGGTCGAGGCCCGCGACGAGAAACTCGATGAGTACGAGGAGGAAGTGGAGGACCTGAAGAGCCGTCTGAAGCGCAAACAGGCCGACTTCCAGAACTACAAGAAACGGGCCAAGAAGCGCCAGGACCAGATCAAAGAGCGCGCGACCGAGGATCTGGTCGAACGGCTGCTGGGCGTCCGCGACAACCTGAAACGCGCCCTCGAGGAGGAGAGCGGCGACGCCGACAGCCTCCGAGACGGCGTCGAAATGACGCTCAAGGAGTTCGATCGCATCCTCGAGGACGAGAACGTCGCCGAAATCGATCCCGAACCCGGGACCGAGACGGATCCCCAGCGCCACGAGGTCATGATGCGCGTCGACAGCGGCCAGCCGGAAGGCACCGTCGCCGACGTCTACACGCCCGGCTACGAGATGGGCGACAAGGTCATTCAGAACGCGCAGGTGACCGTCTCCAACGGCGAACTCGAGGGCGAAGCGGACGCCTCGAGCGGGGATTCGACCGCCGAGACCGACGCGGATGACGGGAGCGAGGACGTAGCGAACGCCGAAGACGCGTCGGACGACGGTGCAAGCGACGGATCCGCGGACGAGGACGATAGCGAGGGCGCGATCGAACTCGGCGGCGAGGTCGCCGAGGAGGACGACCGCACCGAGGCCGACGAGGCGAACTCGGCCGGCAACGGTGACCGCGAGTCGACCGCGGACTCCGAGTGA
- a CDS encoding DJ-1/PfpI family protein translates to MSQQILLLAGDFVEDYEIMVPFQALQMVGHEVHAVCPEKESGDTCPTAIHDFEGDQTYTEKPGHRFELNHDFDAVDPAEYDALVVPGGRAPEYLRTYDEILEITRHFFEEDKPVASLCHGVQILAAADVLEGRTCTGYPALEADVRGAGGEWTGEVTRDANLVTGQAWPDHPEWLAEFLECLGTEIDHADAAPAAADD, encoded by the coding sequence ATGTCACAACAGATCCTGCTCCTCGCGGGCGATTTCGTCGAGGACTACGAGATAATGGTGCCGTTTCAGGCGCTCCAGATGGTCGGCCACGAGGTACACGCGGTTTGCCCGGAGAAAGAATCGGGTGACACCTGTCCGACCGCCATCCACGACTTCGAGGGCGACCAGACCTACACCGAGAAACCGGGACACCGGTTCGAACTGAACCACGATTTCGACGCCGTCGACCCCGCCGAGTACGACGCGCTCGTCGTTCCCGGCGGCCGCGCCCCGGAGTACCTCCGCACCTACGACGAGATCCTCGAGATCACCCGCCACTTCTTCGAGGAAGACAAGCCCGTCGCGTCACTCTGTCACGGCGTCCAGATCCTCGCCGCGGCGGACGTCCTCGAGGGACGGACCTGTACCGGCTATCCGGCTCTCGAGGCCGACGTGCGCGGCGCCGGCGGCGAGTGGACGGGTGAGGTCACGCGCGACGCCAATCTGGTGACGGGACAGGCGTGGCCCGACCACCCCGAGTGGCTCGCCGAGTTCCTCGAGTGTCTCGGCACCGAGATCGACCACGCCGACGCCGCGCCCGCTGCGGCGGACGACTGA
- a CDS encoding uracil-xanthine permease family protein, with amino-acid sequence MSNETDAADGGIQLEYGVDDKPPLPKSILLGLQHVAVMIVPATAVAYVVAGGVGLDAADTAYIVQMVLLFSGLATMVQAYTVGPVGARLPIVMGSSFTFVGASISIGADYGLAAVFGAILVTGFVVEGLIGWQFKRIQPFFPPLVTGLVVVIIGLYLIPVAMDYAAGGADAADFGALHHIGLAALVLAVAVGLNLFTRGVTRLLSVLAAIVVGYAAALALTFATGLELVDFSPVGEAAWVALPSPTHFGFEFEPIAIATFAVLFLVSAMETVGDMSGVTAAEGRNPTDEEFRGGLFNDGLLSSIGAVFAAFPITSFSQNVGIVNFTGVMSRHVVGIGGVFLAVLGLSPKVGAAVTTIPSAVFGGAVLLMAGMVAASGFRLIVSHVDLDRRNTVVVAVSLGLGLGIATTPEALAGLPSRAELFFGQPVIVTALSALALNTFVPGDSSPLFDASPNADTEPATAGPSDD; translated from the coding sequence ATGTCGAACGAAACGGACGCGGCCGACGGGGGGATTCAACTGGAATACGGCGTCGACGATAAACCGCCGCTGCCGAAGTCGATCCTGCTGGGGTTACAGCACGTGGCGGTGATGATCGTTCCTGCGACGGCGGTGGCGTACGTCGTCGCGGGCGGCGTCGGCCTCGACGCCGCGGACACGGCCTACATCGTCCAGATGGTCCTGCTGTTCTCGGGACTGGCGACGATGGTACAGGCGTACACCGTCGGTCCGGTCGGCGCGCGCCTGCCGATCGTCATGGGCTCGAGTTTCACCTTCGTGGGCGCGTCGATCTCGATCGGCGCCGACTACGGACTGGCGGCCGTCTTCGGCGCGATCCTCGTGACCGGCTTCGTCGTCGAGGGCCTGATCGGCTGGCAGTTCAAGCGCATTCAACCCTTCTTCCCGCCCCTGGTGACCGGACTCGTCGTCGTCATCATCGGGCTCTACCTGATTCCCGTCGCGATGGACTACGCCGCCGGCGGCGCCGATGCGGCCGACTTCGGCGCGCTGCACCACATCGGACTCGCCGCGCTCGTGCTGGCGGTCGCCGTCGGGCTCAACCTGTTCACGCGCGGCGTCACGCGACTCCTGTCCGTCCTCGCTGCGATCGTCGTCGGCTACGCGGCCGCCCTCGCACTGACGTTCGCCACCGGCCTCGAGCTCGTCGACTTCTCGCCCGTCGGCGAGGCCGCGTGGGTCGCGCTGCCGTCGCCGACGCACTTCGGCTTCGAGTTCGAGCCGATCGCGATCGCCACGTTCGCCGTCCTCTTCCTGGTCTCCGCGATGGAGACCGTCGGTGACATGTCGGGCGTCACGGCCGCCGAGGGGCGAAACCCGACCGACGAGGAGTTCCGCGGCGGGCTGTTCAACGACGGCCTGCTGAGTTCGATCGGCGCCGTCTTCGCCGCGTTCCCGATCACCTCGTTCTCTCAGAACGTCGGTATCGTCAACTTCACCGGCGTGATGAGCCGCCACGTCGTCGGCATCGGCGGCGTCTTCCTCGCCGTCCTCGGCCTGAGCCCCAAAGTCGGCGCGGCCGTCACGACCATTCCCAGCGCGGTCTTCGGCGGCGCGGTCCTGCTGATGGCCGGCATGGTCGCCGCCAGCGGATTCCGGCTGATCGTCTCCCACGTCGACCTCGACCGTCGGAATACGGTCGTCGTCGCCGTCTCGCTCGGCCTCGGACTGGGCATCGCCACGACGCCCGAAGCGCTCGCAGGGCTGCCCAGCCGGGCGGAACTGTTCTTCGGCCAGCCGGTCATCGTGACCGCGCTCTCGGCGCTGGCGCTCAACACGTTCGTCCCCGGCGACTCGAGCCCCCTGTTCGACGCGAGTCCCAATGCGGACACCGAGCCCGCGACCGCCGGACCGAGCGACGACTGA
- a CDS encoding sodium:calcium antiporter produces MRGRTLGTMAAATALTVPWIAVWAATRYDLGFLGGLSTLATVAISGVSILGAAFLLAWAAETAEKDVPRAFAIAILAVLAVAPEYAVDALYAWNAGQFAGTERGIEAGNLAVANMTGANRILIGLGWSGIALFTVFRRNSTEDPAVEDRDGYLRDAVSIDPDISLEIVFLLLATLWAFLVPLNGGIDIFDMAFLVGLYVTYIAIVIRGDVEPEDVHTGVPAYLQTFPKPLRIASVVSLFVYSGFVIFVAVEPFAHGLEELGTAAGIPPFFMIQWIAPLASESPELIVVAYLVNKTRSTAGFNALISSKLNQWTLLIGTLVVVYSLALGEYGALEFDSKQSAEIWLTAAQSLFAIALLIDFEITAREAITLLVLFVSQVLLEFAVIRDVVTLPVTTYEMLIAYSVVYIVLALALLVHRRESFRYLVGHSVGTISSAFPGRERPQRADD; encoded by the coding sequence GTGAGGGGGCGAACGCTCGGAACGATGGCGGCGGCCACCGCCCTCACGGTGCCGTGGATCGCCGTCTGGGCGGCGACCAGATACGACCTGGGGTTCCTCGGTGGCCTCTCGACGCTGGCCACCGTCGCGATCAGCGGGGTCTCGATCCTCGGCGCCGCGTTCCTGCTCGCCTGGGCGGCTGAAACCGCCGAAAAGGACGTTCCGCGCGCGTTCGCGATCGCGATCCTCGCCGTGCTGGCGGTCGCCCCGGAGTACGCGGTGGACGCCCTCTACGCCTGGAACGCGGGTCAGTTCGCGGGCACCGAGCGCGGCATCGAGGCGGGCAACCTCGCCGTCGCCAACATGACCGGCGCCAACCGGATCCTCATCGGGCTGGGCTGGTCCGGCATCGCGCTGTTCACGGTGTTCCGTCGCAACTCGACCGAGGACCCCGCCGTCGAGGACCGCGACGGCTACCTTCGGGACGCGGTCTCGATCGATCCCGACATCAGCCTCGAGATCGTCTTCCTGCTGTTGGCGACGCTGTGGGCCTTCCTGGTACCGCTGAACGGCGGGATCGACATCTTCGACATGGCGTTTCTGGTCGGGCTCTACGTGACGTACATCGCGATCGTGATCCGCGGCGACGTCGAACCGGAAGACGTCCACACCGGCGTGCCGGCCTATCTCCAGACGTTCCCCAAACCGCTGCGGATCGCCAGCGTCGTGTCGCTGTTCGTCTACTCCGGGTTCGTGATCTTCGTCGCCGTCGAACCCTTCGCCCACGGCCTCGAGGAACTCGGTACGGCGGCCGGGATCCCGCCGTTCTTCATGATCCAGTGGATCGCGCCGCTGGCCTCCGAGTCGCCGGAACTGATCGTCGTCGCCTACCTGGTGAACAAGACGCGGTCGACGGCCGGCTTCAACGCCCTGATCTCGTCGAAGCTCAACCAGTGGACGTTGCTGATCGGGACGCTCGTCGTCGTTTACTCCCTGGCGCTGGGTGAGTACGGGGCGCTCGAGTTCGATTCGAAGCAGTCGGCCGAGATCTGGCTCACGGCCGCTCAGTCGCTGTTCGCCATCGCGCTCCTGATCGACTTCGAGATCACGGCTCGAGAAGCGATCACCCTGCTGGTGCTGTTCGTCTCGCAGGTACTCCTCGAGTTCGCCGTAATCCGCGACGTCGTCACGCTCCCCGTCACGACCTACGAGATGCTCATCGCGTATAGCGTCGTCTACATCGTGCTCGCCCTGGCGCTGCTCGTCCACCGCCGCGAGTCGTTCCGCTATCTGGTCGGGCACAGCGTCGGAACGATATCCAGCGCGTTCCCGGGCCGCGAGCGGCCACAGCGGGCCGACGACTGA
- a CDS encoding carboxymuconolactone decarboxylase family protein — protein MVSTETQAEIEEYLGRVPSWIDALPESAADHSWAIVRDLQLGETELERREKALVALGAAAAIQCPYCIRFHREEAKIDGVTDDELSEAIGVASGVRYFSTVLHGAEVDLEAFESETQEIADHVRDQQAAAPSDD, from the coding sequence ATGGTATCTACAGAGACCCAAGCGGAGATCGAGGAGTATCTCGGACGAGTCCCCAGTTGGATCGACGCGCTTCCGGAGTCGGCCGCCGACCACAGTTGGGCGATCGTGCGAGACCTCCAGTTAGGCGAGACCGAACTCGAGAGGCGCGAGAAGGCGCTGGTCGCCCTCGGCGCGGCCGCGGCGATCCAGTGTCCGTACTGCATCCGTTTCCACAGGGAGGAAGCGAAGATCGACGGCGTAACCGACGACGAACTGTCGGAGGCGATCGGGGTCGCTAGCGGCGTGCGATACTTCTCGACGGTACTCCACGGAGCGGAGGTCGATCTCGAGGCGTTCGAATCCGAGACCCAGGAGATCGCCGACCACGTCAGAGACCAGCAGGCTGCCGCACCGAGCGACGACTGA
- a CDS encoding FAD-dependent oxidoreductase — MSHNFDPEPGPESPRPQSLWLATTPTTDYEPLEDGLEVDVAVVGGGITGLTAAINLKEAGKTVAVLESDRIVESTTGHTTAKLTSQHGLIYDTLVSQFGPEKAKQYADANEAAIDAVEERIEEHDIDCDFRRTPAYTYAASSADVKRVSEEVETAQRLGLPAEYVAETPLPFETEGAVRFDEQAEFHPRKYLLAVAEAIHGDGCHVFEETQAVDLEPGDPCRVETERGAVVADDVVVATHFPFFDRAGYFSRMHPHRAYLLAVRVEEEPPAGMYYSTASPPATIRTYAAESDRSDREDDDTAADELVLVGGQSHKPSVSGPPTSERYRRCERFARDHFSVESIEYRWSTMDYSPVDKVPFVGQIDPLSEHVYVGTGFNGWGMSGGTAAGMILADLIVEGSSPWADVFDPQRLPPKSSAKSFLEENAVVGGSFVGDRIKSLLSSLGADGGADLPSSGEGKIVRRTGRPMGVYRDEEGSVHAVSAVCPHMGCLVRWNDAERTWDCPCHGSRFTHDGDVLSGPALEGLPYREL; from the coding sequence ATGTCGCACAATTTCGATCCCGAACCCGGACCCGAGTCCCCGCGCCCGCAGTCGCTGTGGCTGGCCACGACGCCGACGACCGACTACGAACCGCTCGAGGACGGCCTCGAGGTAGACGTCGCCGTCGTCGGTGGCGGCATCACCGGGCTGACCGCCGCGATCAACCTGAAAGAGGCTGGGAAGACGGTGGCGGTGCTCGAGTCGGACCGCATCGTCGAGAGCACGACCGGCCACACGACGGCCAAACTGACCTCCCAGCACGGGCTGATCTACGACACGCTCGTATCCCAGTTCGGCCCCGAGAAGGCGAAACAGTACGCCGACGCCAACGAGGCGGCGATCGACGCGGTCGAGGAACGCATCGAGGAGCACGACATCGACTGCGACTTTCGGCGGACGCCGGCGTACACGTACGCGGCCTCGTCCGCCGACGTCAAACGGGTCAGCGAGGAGGTGGAGACGGCCCAGCGGCTCGGCCTCCCGGCCGAATACGTCGCGGAGACGCCCCTGCCCTTCGAGACCGAAGGGGCCGTCCGCTTCGACGAGCAGGCGGAGTTCCACCCCCGGAAGTACCTGCTCGCCGTTGCCGAGGCAATTCACGGCGACGGCTGCCACGTCTTCGAGGAGACGCAGGCGGTCGACCTCGAGCCCGGTGACCCCTGCCGCGTCGAGACGGAACGCGGCGCGGTCGTCGCGGACGACGTCGTGGTCGCCACGCACTTCCCCTTCTTCGATCGGGCCGGCTACTTCTCGCGGATGCACCCCCACCGGGCCTACCTGCTGGCCGTCCGCGTCGAAGAGGAGCCACCGGCGGGGATGTACTACAGCACGGCGTCGCCGCCGGCCACGATTCGAACGTACGCCGCCGAATCCGACCGGAGCGACCGCGAAGACGACGATACCGCAGCCGACGAACTCGTCCTCGTCGGCGGCCAGAGCCACAAACCGAGCGTCAGCGGGCCGCCGACCTCCGAGCGATACCGGCGCTGCGAGCGATTCGCCCGCGACCACTTCAGCGTCGAATCGATCGAGTACCGCTGGTCGACGATGGACTATTCGCCGGTCGACAAGGTGCCCTTCGTCGGGCAAATTGATCCCCTGTCCGAGCACGTCTACGTCGGTACGGGGTTCAACGGCTGGGGCATGTCCGGCGGCACCGCCGCCGGGATGATCCTCGCCGACCTGATCGTCGAGGGCTCGAGTCCGTGGGCGGACGTGTTCGATCCCCAGCGGCTCCCGCCGAAATCGTCGGCCAAGAGCTTCCTCGAGGAGAACGCGGTAGTTGGCGGGAGCTTCGTCGGCGATCGGATCAAGTCGCTCCTCTCGTCGCTCGGCGCCGACGGGGGCGCCGACCTTCCCTCGTCCGGCGAGGGGAAGATCGTCCGCCGGACGGGCCGTCCGATGGGGGTCTATCGCGACGAGGAGGGCTCGGTCCACGCCGTCTCCGCGGTCTGCCCCCACATGGGCTGTCTCGTCCGGTGGAACGACGCCGAGCGAACCTGGGACTGCCCCTGTCACGGCTCGCGCTTCACCCACGACGGCGACGTGCTCTCCGGGCCCGCGCTCGAGGGATTGCCGTATCGGGAACTCTGA
- the dnaK gene encoding molecular chaperone DnaK translates to MASNKILGIDLGTTNSAFAVMEGGDPEIIVNAEGERTTPSVVAFTDDDERLVGKPAKNQAVQNPEKTIQSIKRHIGEEDYTVEVDDEEYTPEQISAMILQKIKRDAEDYLGDEIEKAVITVPAYFSDRQRQATKDAGEIAGFEVERIINEPTAASMAYGLDDDSDQTVLVYDLGGGTFDVSILDLGGGVYEVVATNGDNDLGGDDWDEAIIDWLADEFEEEHGIDLREDRQALQRLKDAAEEAKIELSSRKETEINLPFITATDDGPIHLEESMTRAKFESLTSDLIDRTVEPTEQALEDAGYEKEDIDEVLLVGGSTRMPQVSEKVEELTGKEPQKNVNPDEAVALGAAIQGGVLGGEVDDIVLLDVTPLSLGIEVKGGLFERLIEKNTTIPTEESKIFTTAADNQTSVQVRVFQGERELAEKNEMLGEFHLTGIPPAPAGTPQIEVTFSIDENGIVNVSAEDKGTGTSEEITIEGGAGLSDSEIEKMQREAEKHAEEDKEKRERIEARNTAEATIQRAETLLEENEDVDDDLRADIEAAIEDLEDTIDDGDADADDIEAATEDLSKELQEIGKQIYQDAGAAEAGGAAGGAAGGAAGGAAGAGMGGGPNPGPEGAAAGGEDEEFVDADFEDVDDEAEDDE, encoded by the coding sequence ATGGCGAGCAACAAAATTCTCGGAATCGACCTCGGGACGACGAACAGCGCGTTCGCGGTGATGGAAGGCGGCGATCCGGAGATCATCGTCAACGCGGAAGGCGAACGGACGACCCCCTCCGTCGTCGCCTTTACCGACGACGACGAGCGACTCGTCGGGAAACCGGCGAAGAATCAGGCCGTTCAGAACCCCGAGAAGACGATCCAGTCGATCAAGCGCCACATCGGCGAGGAGGACTACACCGTCGAGGTGGATGACGAGGAGTACACGCCCGAACAGATCTCGGCGATGATCCTCCAGAAGATCAAGCGCGACGCCGAGGACTATCTGGGCGACGAGATCGAGAAGGCCGTCATCACGGTCCCCGCGTACTTCTCCGACCGACAGCGCCAGGCGACCAAAGACGCCGGCGAGATCGCCGGCTTCGAGGTCGAGCGCATCATCAACGAGCCGACGGCCGCGTCGATGGCCTACGGCCTCGACGACGACTCCGATCAAACCGTCCTCGTCTACGACCTCGGTGGCGGCACCTTCGACGTCTCTATTCTCGATCTCGGCGGCGGCGTCTACGAAGTCGTCGCCACGAACGGTGACAACGACCTCGGTGGCGACGACTGGGACGAGGCGATCATCGACTGGCTCGCCGACGAGTTCGAGGAGGAACACGGCATCGACCTCCGCGAGGACCGGCAGGCCCTCCAGCGCCTCAAGGACGCCGCGGAGGAGGCCAAGATCGAACTCTCGAGCCGGAAAGAGACCGAAATCAACCTGCCGTTCATCACGGCGACCGACGACGGCCCGATCCACCTCGAGGAGTCGATGACGCGAGCGAAGTTCGAGTCGCTCACCAGCGACCTCATCGACCGCACCGTCGAACCGACCGAGCAGGCCCTCGAGGACGCGGGCTACGAGAAAGAGGACATCGACGAGGTGCTGCTCGTCGGCGGCTCGACCCGGATGCCCCAGGTCTCGGAGAAGGTCGAGGAGCTGACGGGCAAGGAGCCCCAGAAGAACGTCAACCCCGACGAGGCCGTCGCGCTCGGCGCGGCGATCCAGGGCGGCGTCCTCGGCGGCGAGGTCGACGACATCGTGCTGCTGGACGTCACGCCGCTCTCGCTCGGTATCGAGGTCAAGGGCGGCCTCTTCGAGCGACTCATCGAGAAGAACACGACGATCCCGACCGAGGAGTCGAAGATCTTCACCACCGCGGCGGACAACCAGACCTCCGTCCAGGTCCGGGTCTTCCAGGGTGAGCGCGAACTGGCCGAGAAGAACGAGATGCTCGGCGAGTTCCACCTGACCGGCATCCCGCCGGCCCCCGCGGGGACCCCGCAGATCGAGGTCACGTTCTCCATCGACGAGAACGGCATCGTCAACGTCAGCGCGGAGGACAAGGGCACCGGCACCAGCGAGGAGATCACCATCGAGGGCGGCGCCGGACTCTCCGACTCCGAGATCGAGAAGATGCAGCGCGAGGCCGAGAAGCACGCCGAGGAGGACAAGGAGAAGCGCGAGCGTATCGAGGCCCGCAACACGGCCGAGGCCACGATCCAGCGCGCCGAGACGCTCCTCGAGGAGAACGAGGACGTCGACGACGACCTCCGCGCCGACATCGAGGCGGCCATCGAGGACCTCGAGGACACGATCGACGACGGCGACGCCGACGCCGACGACATCGAGGCGGCGACCGAGGACCTCAGCAAGGAACTCCAGGAGATCGGCAAGCAGATCTATCAGGACGCCGGCGCCGCGGAGGCCGGCGGTGCGGCCGGTGGCGCCGCGGGCGGCGCGGCAGGCGGCGCTGCGGGCGCGGGCATGGGCGGCGGCCCGAACCCCGGTCCCGAGGGCGCTGCGGCCGGCGGCGAGGACGAGGAGTTCGTCGACGCCGACTTCGAGGACGTCGACGACGAGGCTGAAGACGACGAATAA
- the hpt gene encoding hypoxanthine/guanine phosphoribosyltransferase, whose protein sequence is MEKLIESLDDAPIIDKDGYEYLVHPISNGVPMLDPDLLREVVVEVMQTADLNVDKIVAPEAMGIHLATALSLQTDIPLVVIRKRPYGLEGEVSLHQQTGYSESEMYINDIEAGDRVLIVDDMLSTGGTLASICTALDDIGADIVDIVVVMRKVGPSALDDTKFEATSLLDITVEDGEVTVH, encoded by the coding sequence ATGGAGAAGCTCATCGAGTCCCTCGACGACGCACCGATCATCGATAAAGACGGCTACGAGTACCTCGTCCACCCGATCAGCAACGGCGTGCCGATGCTCGACCCCGACCTGCTGCGCGAGGTCGTCGTCGAGGTCATGCAGACGGCGGACCTGAACGTCGATAAGATCGTCGCCCCCGAGGCGATGGGGATCCACCTCGCGACCGCCCTCTCCTTACAGACCGACATCCCGCTGGTCGTGATCCGCAAGCGCCCCTACGGCCTCGAGGGCGAGGTCTCCCTCCATCAGCAGACCGGGTATTCGGAGTCGGAGATGTACATCAACGACATCGAGGCGGGCGACCGCGTCCTGATCGTCGACGACATGCTCTCGACCGGCGGCACGCTGGCGTCCATCTGCACTGCGCTGGACGACATCGGTGCCGACATCGTTGACATCGTCGTCGTGATGCGGAAGGTCGGTCCCTCGGCGCTCGACGACACGAAGTTCGAGGCGACGAGCCTGCTGGACATCACCGTCGAGGACGGCGAAGTCACCGTCCACTGA
- the dnaJ gene encoding molecular chaperone DnaJ: protein MSEDFYDVLGVDQDASAEEIKQAYRKKATEYHPDVSDDPDAEEKFKKIQKAKKVLTDEEKRSAYDRMGHDRYEQAEKHGFDASESGGAGGMGGGPFGGMGGGGGGMGGGGLGDIFEQVFGGGGGGRGRRRPRKGRDLRTELEIDLEEAYEGVEKQFTVERPEECDVCEGEGHPPEADAETCPECQGRGQVTQVQQTPLGRVQQTTTCRRCEGEGTLYSETCDECRGEGYVRNEAQLTVEVPAGIQEGQTLRMEGEGAPSPEGGRHGDLLIDVVVRDHDEFERQGDDLQYRLPISFPQATFGDDVEVPTLDGAAEFEIPKGTQSGETFRLEGKGMPRLRGRGQGDLHVQVQVVTPESLNEEQREALEAFAEAGGDEIEVKEGFFEKIKRAF, encoded by the coding sequence ATGAGCGAGGACTTCTACGACGTACTCGGTGTGGACCAGGACGCGTCCGCCGAGGAGATCAAACAGGCCTACCGGAAGAAGGCCACGGAGTACCATCCGGACGTCAGCGACGACCCCGATGCCGAGGAGAAATTCAAGAAGATCCAGAAGGCGAAGAAGGTCCTCACCGACGAGGAAAAGCGCAGCGCGTACGATCGCATGGGCCACGACCGCTACGAACAGGCCGAGAAACACGGCTTCGACGCCAGCGAGAGCGGCGGTGCCGGCGGCATGGGCGGCGGCCCGTTCGGCGGCATGGGTGGCGGCGGTGGCGGCATGGGCGGCGGCGGTCTCGGCGACATCTTCGAGCAGGTCTTCGGCGGCGGTGGCGGCGGCCGCGGACGTCGTCGCCCGCGCAAGGGCCGGGACCTGCGGACCGAACTCGAGATCGACCTCGAGGAGGCCTACGAGGGCGTCGAGAAGCAGTTCACCGTCGAGCGACCCGAGGAGTGTGACGTCTGCGAGGGGGAAGGCCACCCGCCGGAGGCCGACGCCGAGACCTGTCCGGAGTGTCAGGGTCGCGGGCAGGTGACGCAGGTCCAGCAGACGCCGCTGGGGCGCGTCCAGCAGACGACCACCTGTCGGCGCTGCGAGGGCGAGGGGACGCTGTACTCCGAGACCTGCGACGAGTGTCGCGGCGAGGGGTACGTCCGCAACGAAGCGCAGTTAACCGTCGAGGTCCCGGCGGGCATCCAGGAGGGCCAGACGCTCCGGATGGAAGGCGAGGGCGCGCCCAGCCCCGAGGGCGGCCGCCACGGCGACCTGCTGATCGACGTCGTCGTCCGCGACCACGACGAGTTCGAACGCCAGGGCGACGACCTCCAGTATCGGCTTCCCATCTCGTTCCCGCAGGCCACCTTCGGTGACGACGTCGAAGTCCCGACGCTCGACGGCGCCGCCGAGTTCGAGATTCCGAAGGGCACCCAGAGCGGCGAGACGTTCCGACTCGAGGGGAAGGGCATGCCCCGCCTGCGCGGTCGCGGACAGGGTGACCTCCACGTGCAGGTGCAGGTCGTCACCCCCGAGAGTCTCAACGAGGAGCAGCGGGAGGCCCTCGAGGCGTTCGCCGAGGCCGGCGGCGACGAGATCGAGGTGAAGGAAGGGTTCTTCGAGAAGATCAAGCGGGCGTTCTGA